A section of the Thermotoga caldifontis AZM44c09 genome encodes:
- a CDS encoding carbohydrate ABC transporter permease → MRKRLWVLMLVPTFALIFFVNLYPLVRGGVISFQRLTVFNLNNPRFVGWSNYRAIITDPGFPRLLWNTFVWIACSVAFQFLFGLILALLLAKPFPGRGLYMGLVFYPWALSGFAIGLLWSWLLNGQFGIVNDILMRLGLIKVPIGFLSDERFAMFSVILVNVWYGIPFFAIMLLAAIQSIPSELYEAAQIDGAGVFRKLFYVTLPYIRPTIYSTILLRIIWVMNFPDIIYGMTRGGPAGATNILSVHMINIVYYRNNFGLASALGMIMTAILMVFAIIYLVLLERGEFEL, encoded by the coding sequence GTGAGAAAAAGGCTCTGGGTTTTGATGCTGGTTCCGACCTTCGCCCTCATCTTCTTCGTGAACCTTTACCCCCTCGTCCGCGGGGGGGTAATTTCATTTCAGCGGCTCACGGTGTTCAATTTGAACAATCCGAGGTTCGTCGGCTGGAGCAATTACAGAGCGATCATCACCGATCCTGGTTTTCCACGTTTGCTCTGGAACACGTTCGTCTGGATCGCCTGTTCCGTGGCGTTTCAGTTCCTGTTCGGTCTGATCCTGGCACTGCTCTTAGCGAAACCCTTCCCCGGTAGGGGACTGTACATGGGGTTGGTGTTCTATCCGTGGGCGCTCTCGGGTTTCGCCATAGGTCTGCTCTGGTCGTGGCTCTTGAACGGTCAGTTCGGCATCGTGAACGACATCCTCATGAGGCTCGGTTTGATAAAAGTGCCGATAGGCTTTCTCTCTGACGAAAGGTTCGCGATGTTTTCGGTGATCCTGGTGAACGTCTGGTACGGGATACCTTTCTTCGCCATCATGCTCCTTGCGGCGATCCAGTCGATCCCGAGCGAACTCTACGAAGCGGCGCAGATCGACGGCGCAGGTGTGTTCAGAAAGCTCTTTTACGTCACTCTGCCGTACATTCGCCCCACGATCTACAGTACGATCCTGCTGAGGATCATCTGGGTGATGAACTTTCCAGACATCATCTACGGCATGACGCGCGGTGGTCCGGCGGGAGCGACCAACATCCTTTCTGTGCACATGATAAACATCGTTTATTACAGGAACAACTTCGGCTTGGCATCGGCGCTCGGCATGATCATGACTGCCATCCTGATGGTCTTCGCGATCATTTATCTGGTGCTCCTCGAGCGGGGTGAGTTCGAGCTGTGA
- a CDS encoding TRAP transporter large permease produces the protein MKKLLAYIFGAFMIFLLGVLLAFMLRLPITQNFSREEAGRIVLFSSFVLLMMLRVPIAFCLSIPAFLTAIYLKLPVMVIFQRMGAGINAFSLIAIPFFILAGQIMAEGGIAQKIVEFSNILIGRVRGGLAMVNILASMFFGGVSGSSVADTSSIGAFLIPMMVQQGYDRDFSIAVTITSSTLGIVIPPSHNMIIYSLAAGGVSIGALFMAGYIPGIMVGVAQMIVAYIISRKRNYPVAGKVGLREALIITRDSILGLLVGVIIIAGIIFGVFTATEASVVAAVYALIITIFVYRTMDFKKLLRTLQNTAVVIAMVMFIIASSSAFGYLLAYLKVPAIVASTLTSITTNKYVLLLLINLMLLFLGMIMDMAPLILITTPILLPLVRSLGMSPIQFGIVMMINLGIGLCTPPVGTTLFVGCAIGKSTMERVAKASIPFYIAMIAILLLVTYVPWFTMFLGGRFVR, from the coding sequence ATGAAAAAGCTTCTCGCCTACATCTTCGGTGCGTTCATGATCTTTCTTCTGGGTGTACTCCTCGCGTTCATGCTCAGACTCCCCATCACGCAGAACTTCTCACGGGAAGAAGCAGGAAGGATCGTACTCTTCAGTTCCTTCGTACTGCTGATGATGCTCAGAGTTCCCATAGCGTTCTGTCTGAGCATTCCTGCTTTCCTGACTGCGATCTATTTGAAACTTCCTGTCATGGTGATCTTCCAGAGGATGGGTGCAGGGATAAACGCCTTCTCTTTGATAGCCATTCCTTTCTTCATACTGGCTGGACAGATCATGGCGGAAGGCGGGATCGCGCAGAAGATAGTTGAATTTTCGAACATCCTCATAGGTAGGGTTCGCGGTGGGCTCGCGATGGTGAACATACTCGCGAGTATGTTCTTCGGCGGTGTGAGTGGTTCCTCCGTGGCCGATACATCCTCCATCGGAGCTTTCCTGATACCCATGATGGTCCAGCAAGGTTACGACAGGGACTTCTCCATCGCGGTTACCATCACTTCCTCCACACTGGGTATCGTCATTCCGCCCAGCCACAACATGATCATCTACTCGCTCGCGGCGGGCGGTGTCTCGATCGGTGCACTGTTCATGGCGGGTTACATCCCGGGCATCATGGTGGGCGTGGCACAGATGATCGTTGCGTACATCATCTCCAGGAAGAGGAACTATCCGGTGGCGGGCAAGGTGGGATTGAGAGAGGCACTCATCATAACCAGAGATTCCATACTGGGACTGCTGGTCGGTGTCATCATCATCGCAGGAATCATATTCGGTGTGTTCACCGCTACCGAAGCTTCGGTTGTGGCGGCTGTGTACGCTCTGATCATCACGATCTTCGTGTACAGAACCATGGACTTCAAGAAACTGTTGAGGACCTTACAGAACACAGCGGTGGTCATCGCGATGGTTATGTTCATCATAGCGAGCTCTTCTGCCTTCGGATACCTCCTGGCCTATCTGAAGGTGCCGGCGATAGTCGCGAGCACCCTGACGAGTATCACAACGAACAAATACGTGTTGCTGTTGCTCATCAACCTGATGCTCCTGTTCCTCGGCATGATCATGGACATGGCACCACTCATACTCATAACCACTCCCATCCTTCTTCCACTGGTCCGTTCGCTTGGAATGTCACCGATCCAGTTCGGAATCGTCATGATGATAAACCTCGGTATAGGCCTGTGCACGCCACCCGTCGGAACAACGCTGTTCGTCGGATGTGCGATCGGAAAGAGCACCATGGAGAGAGTAGCAAAGGCTTCGATACCGTTCTACATAGCGATGATCGCGATCCTTTTGTTGGTCACCTACGTGCCCTGGTTCACGATGTTCCTGGGAGGAAGGTTCGTCCGTTGA
- a CDS encoding pectate lyase family protein: protein MRKLLAVGLLVLVSLAFGLIKADLCDRPIGFAAVSALGQDGTTGGCGGEIVLVKSAEELEMWANKEGKYIIVVDGIIVFEPKREINVTSDKTIVGINNAKIIGGGFVIKNAKNVIVRNIHFEGFYMEDDPQGKMYDYDYISIESSHHVWIDHCTFVNGNDGAVDITRYSSYVTVSWCVFVDHDKVSLVGSSDKEDPVKAKEAYKVTYHHNYFKNCIQRMPRVRFGMVHVFNNFYSAGFRCGVSGNVVPQYGVASTCEARVHVEANNFMGFGATLMEGANIAFVPTTVKAGTSPEGYISLGKDNAKNVFTYCHPAEEKLIEEGKPVFNPADFYEYTLDLAEKVPTIVVEGAGAGKLIFDIPMSCPAS, encoded by the coding sequence ATGAGGAAACTTCTCGCTGTGGGGTTACTCGTGCTGGTGAGTCTGGCTTTCGGTTTGATCAAAGCGGATCTGTGCGACAGGCCGATCGGATTCGCCGCGGTCAGTGCGCTCGGCCAGGATGGAACAACTGGCGGTTGTGGTGGAGAGATCGTTCTGGTGAAGAGTGCGGAAGAACTCGAAATGTGGGCGAACAAGGAAGGCAAGTACATCATAGTGGTCGATGGAATCATCGTGTTCGAGCCGAAGAGAGAGATCAACGTGACCTCTGACAAAACCATCGTGGGTATCAACAACGCGAAGATCATCGGTGGCGGTTTCGTGATCAAGAATGCGAAGAACGTCATCGTGAGGAACATTCACTTCGAAGGGTTCTACATGGAGGACGACCCGCAGGGAAAGATGTACGACTACGACTACATAAGCATCGAATCTTCACACCATGTGTGGATCGATCACTGCACGTTCGTGAACGGCAACGATGGGGCCGTCGACATAACGAGATACTCCAGCTATGTCACAGTATCCTGGTGCGTGTTCGTCGACCACGACAAGGTCTCGCTCGTTGGAAGCAGCGACAAGGAAGATCCAGTCAAAGCGAAGGAAGCCTACAAAGTGACTTACCACCACAACTACTTCAAGAACTGCATACAGAGAATGCCGAGGGTCAGGTTCGGTATGGTGCACGTGTTCAACAACTTCTACAGTGCCGGTTTCAGGTGCGGTGTGTCTGGCAACGTTGTGCCACAGTACGGCGTCGCTTCCACCTGTGAAGCGAGGGTGCACGTTGAAGCGAACAACTTCATGGGTTTTGGTGCCACGTTGATGGAAGGTGCGAACATCGCGTTCGTGCCCACCACAGTCAAGGCGGGTACGTCCCCGGAAGGGTACATATCGCTCGGCAAGGACAACGCGAAGAACGTCTTCACTTACTGCCACCCTGCTGAGGAGAAGCTCATTGAAGAAGGTAAACCCGTCTTCAACCCGGCAGACTTCTACGAATACACGCTGGATCTCGCCGAAAAGGTTCCAACGATCGTGGTGGAAGGTGCCGGTGCGGGCAAGCTGATCTTCGACATACCGATGAGCTGTCCGGCTTCCTGA
- a CDS encoding TRAP transporter small permease: MKRALEKVLNWIENAVVGFSIVGLMFMVTIVFYQVVARYFFNRPPKWTEEIALVTMIWIAMLGAGIGLKNDIHMRVEVFLSVFPIKLQRIVEIAIMLLIGYFGIQMTRYTTIMVQRLPNKLAATGISVAWMYLPIAVCGVLVVACAALKVINQLMMLKGEGKR; the protein is encoded by the coding sequence ATGAAGAGAGCGCTGGAGAAAGTTCTGAACTGGATCGAGAACGCCGTGGTGGGCTTTTCCATCGTGGGACTCATGTTCATGGTAACAATCGTTTTCTACCAGGTCGTGGCGAGGTATTTCTTCAACAGACCTCCGAAGTGGACTGAAGAGATCGCGCTGGTCACGATGATCTGGATCGCCATGCTTGGCGCGGGGATCGGCTTGAAGAACGATATACACATGCGCGTTGAGGTGTTTCTATCTGTGTTTCCGATCAAACTCCAGAGGATCGTTGAAATTGCGATCATGCTGCTCATAGGTTATTTCGGAATTCAGATGACGCGCTACACCACAATCATGGTACAGCGCCTTCCGAACAAACTGGCCGCGACGGGCATATCGGTGGCGTGGATGTATTTGCCGATAGCCGTGTGCGGTGTTCTCGTGGTTGCGTGCGCCGCCCTGAAAGTCATAAACCAGCTCATGATGTTGAAAGGTGAGGGAAAGCGATGA
- a CDS encoding carbohydrate ABC transporter permease: MKERRLQVVLRIVGLSIFLIVAIFPLVWIFLTSIKPATEVYTFPVKYLPSKPTFEAYRYLFSFARFNVYFKNSFIVATTSAGLSTLFSLVAGYILTREQFRLRTFLILLLFFVQMLPTYLIMIPQFTMFSKLKLTNTLTSVIIIYTGFGSAFGTIMARAFLKNLPRTIEEAAMIDGCNRLQVLFKIVVPLLLPGVGSIFSFCFVNSWNEVFTAVLFLHTDRKMTVPVALYSFVSKAGIQWNVMAAGIVVALLPTIVVFMLAQKYIVEGLTQGAIKA; the protein is encoded by the coding sequence GTGAAGGAGAGAAGGCTGCAGGTCGTCCTCAGGATCGTCGGTCTTTCCATATTCCTCATCGTGGCCATCTTTCCACTGGTCTGGATATTCCTCACGTCGATAAAACCGGCCACGGAAGTCTACACCTTTCCGGTGAAGTATCTGCCTTCTAAGCCGACGTTCGAAGCGTACAGATACCTCTTCAGCTTCGCCAGGTTCAACGTGTACTTCAAGAACTCGTTCATCGTCGCGACAACTTCCGCAGGACTATCGACGCTCTTTTCCCTCGTGGCGGGTTACATTCTCACGCGCGAGCAATTCAGATTGAGGACGTTCTTGATCCTCCTTCTCTTCTTCGTGCAGATGCTGCCGACCTATCTGATCATGATACCCCAGTTCACGATGTTTTCGAAGCTCAAACTCACCAACACGCTCACCTCGGTGATCATCATCTACACAGGCTTTGGATCCGCGTTCGGCACGATCATGGCGCGAGCGTTCTTGAAGAACCTTCCGAGAACGATCGAGGAAGCCGCGATGATAGATGGCTGCAACAGGCTGCAGGTGCTCTTCAAGATCGTGGTTCCACTGCTTTTGCCAGGCGTTGGATCGATATTCAGCTTCTGCTTCGTCAACAGCTGGAACGAGGTCTTCACCGCGGTGCTGTTTCTGCACACGGACAGAAAGATGACCGTACCCGTCGCGCTGTATTCGTTCGTTTCCAAAGCGGGCATTCAATGGAACGTGATGGCCGCAGGCATCGTCGTGGCGCTTTTACCGACGATCGTGGTGTTCATGCTGGCACAGAAGTACATCGTCGAAGGTCTAACCCAGGGTGCGATCAAGGCGTGA
- a CDS encoding glycoside hydrolase family 28 protein produces MEELIREILDNIAKPEIPDREFNILDFGAVADGKGDCTDAFKRAIETAASAGGGRILVPEGTYLTGPIHLESNIELHLEHATLKFHIDPKRYLPVVLTRFEGMELYNYSPLIYAHGKKNVAITGRGVLDGQANETNWWIWKGKEEFGWKAGMPHQGPDVAKLTQMVKNNMAVEERIFGEGHFLRPSFVQFYRCKNVLLEGFELINSPMWCIHPVLCENVIVRNVKISSRGPNNDGIDPESCRYVLIENCFFDTGDDSIVIKSGRNEDGRRINVPCEYVLARNNTVFGEKSHGGFVIGSEMSGGARKLVAANNLFVNLERVLRIKSNPRRGGFVEDVYFVNNVAVNVSEEFIVIHTDYDNETGDHPPLVRNIFVKNLKGIRGKYGVRIKGLENSKITDIHLEDCVLEDVEFAVQVEHCEVKIRNSRIGKYIFSDATLDGRMEAR; encoded by the coding sequence ATGGAAGAATTGATCAGAGAGATTCTGGACAACATTGCCAAACCTGAGATACCAGACAGAGAGTTCAATATCCTCGATTTCGGTGCGGTCGCCGACGGAAAAGGCGACTGCACCGATGCTTTCAAGAGAGCGATAGAGACAGCCGCGAGCGCTGGAGGCGGAAGGATCCTCGTTCCAGAAGGTACCTATCTGACAGGTCCCATACACCTCGAAAGCAACATCGAACTTCACCTCGAACACGCCACGCTCAAGTTCCACATCGATCCGAAGAGGTACCTTCCCGTGGTCCTGACCAGGTTCGAAGGCATGGAGTTGTACAACTACTCGCCCCTGATCTACGCGCACGGTAAGAAGAACGTAGCGATCACGGGTCGTGGCGTTCTCGACGGGCAGGCGAACGAGACGAACTGGTGGATCTGGAAAGGTAAAGAGGAATTCGGTTGGAAGGCGGGAATGCCCCACCAGGGACCAGACGTGGCGAAACTGACACAGATGGTGAAAAACAACATGGCTGTGGAAGAGAGGATCTTCGGTGAGGGTCATTTCCTCAGACCCAGCTTCGTTCAGTTCTATCGGTGCAAAAACGTGCTACTTGAAGGCTTCGAGCTGATCAATTCTCCCATGTGGTGCATCCACCCCGTGCTGTGCGAGAACGTGATCGTGAGGAACGTGAAGATCTCCAGCAGAGGCCCGAACAACGACGGAATAGACCCCGAGTCGTGCAGGTACGTGCTCATAGAGAACTGCTTCTTCGACACGGGTGACGACTCGATCGTCATAAAGTCCGGAAGGAACGAGGATGGAAGGCGCATCAACGTGCCGTGCGAGTACGTCCTGGCGAGGAACAACACGGTGTTCGGAGAGAAAAGCCACGGAGGTTTCGTGATAGGGAGCGAGATGTCGGGTGGGGCGAGAAAGCTCGTCGCGGCGAACAACCTCTTCGTGAACCTCGAGAGAGTTTTGAGGATAAAGTCGAACCCGAGGAGGGGCGGTTTCGTCGAGGACGTTTACTTCGTTAACAACGTCGCTGTGAACGTGTCCGAAGAGTTCATCGTGATCCACACAGATTACGACAACGAAACTGGCGATCATCCACCGCTGGTGAGAAACATCTTCGTGAAAAACCTCAAGGGAATCCGTGGAAAATACGGAGTCAGGATCAAAGGTCTGGAGAATTCGAAAATAACCGATATTCATCTGGAAGACTGCGTACTGGAAGACGTGGAATTCGCCGTTCAGGTTGAACATTGCGAAGTGAAGATCAGAAACAGCAGGATCGGAAAATACATTTTCTCAGACGCCACTTTAGATGGAAGAATGGAGGCACGTTGA
- a CDS encoding ABC transporter substrate-binding protein, with translation MKKLAIVLLALLFCVVGLSEQVTLRMIQVFTSPLRTKVLEDIISKFEAQNPGVKIELISPPYETAYQKIYLMVSAEEPLDIVEVGDWSLSALASMGKLLSLEPYLAKSELTKYLVPGVLEAARTYKGTAYLLPNAIYVKTLFYRPDVISKYGITPPARTMDELLEHCRQLTKPEIGQFGFDFRGKGYPTAFIDIVMTSFFDDIDPNCMYLKKDGKLIFEDPRALEGLKFYIELFKTAPKDSINWGFDEQVNAFASGVTPYLFQDPDTVGLLNEIMKEGTYKTAPLPIGRGGKAYPTIGFAGWGITSYSKHKDLAWRFLEFFNSPEINAYWCKDYGALPVDMRVYEIDPYFKSETFYGWTAMFEDEAHYQFTKYPLDNEAWSEWNELHETTMQQVLLGKMKPEEALKIWADFWKKAGLGKK, from the coding sequence GTGAAGAAGCTGGCCATTGTTTTGCTCGCTCTTTTGTTCTGCGTGGTTGGGCTCTCCGAGCAGGTTACGCTCCGAATGATTCAGGTGTTCACCAGCCCGCTCAGAACCAAAGTGCTTGAAGACATCATTTCGAAATTCGAGGCCCAGAATCCGGGCGTGAAGATCGAGCTCATTTCCCCACCTTACGAAACGGCCTATCAGAAGATCTATCTCATGGTGAGCGCGGAAGAACCGCTCGACATAGTTGAGGTTGGAGACTGGTCTTTGAGTGCGCTCGCGAGCATGGGAAAGTTGCTTTCGCTGGAACCTTACCTCGCAAAGTCCGAGCTGACGAAGTACCTCGTTCCCGGCGTTCTGGAAGCCGCGAGGACATACAAAGGGACTGCGTACCTCTTACCGAACGCGATCTACGTGAAGACGCTCTTCTACAGACCCGACGTGATCTCGAAGTACGGTATCACGCCACCCGCCAGGACGATGGATGAACTGCTCGAACACTGCCGACAGCTCACAAAACCAGAGATCGGTCAGTTTGGATTTGACTTCAGAGGCAAAGGCTATCCCACAGCGTTCATCGACATCGTGATGACCTCGTTCTTCGACGACATAGATCCCAACTGCATGTACCTCAAGAAGGATGGCAAACTCATCTTTGAAGATCCCAGGGCGCTCGAAGGCTTGAAGTTCTACATCGAGCTGTTCAAGACCGCACCGAAAGATTCCATCAACTGGGGTTTCGATGAACAGGTGAACGCGTTCGCTTCCGGTGTCACGCCTTACCTGTTCCAGGATCCAGACACGGTCGGCCTGCTCAACGAGATCATGAAGGAAGGAACTTACAAGACCGCACCGCTACCGATCGGAAGGGGTGGAAAGGCCTACCCGACGATAGGTTTCGCGGGCTGGGGCATAACGAGCTATTCGAAACATAAGGACCTGGCGTGGAGGTTCTTAGAGTTCTTCAACTCACCTGAGATCAACGCCTACTGGTGCAAAGATTACGGTGCTCTGCCCGTGGACATGAGAGTCTACGAGATCGATCCTTACTTCAAGAGCGAGACCTTCTACGGCTGGACGGCGATGTTCGAAGACGAAGCGCACTATCAGTTCACGAAGTATCCGCTGGACAACGAAGCCTGGAGCGAGTGGAACGAACTGCACGAAACCACCATGCAGCAGGTGCTTTTGGGCAAGATGAAACCGGAAGAAGCCCTGAAGATCTGGGCTGACTTCTGGAAGAAGGCAGGGCTCGGAAAGAAGTGA